A single genomic interval of Streptomyces sp. 1222.5 harbors:
- a CDS encoding MBL fold metallo-hydrolase: protein MDLVELLPRLHLLRFPVGQAYLWRDEAGLTLIDAGTSGSGRPIAEAVSALGHAPGDVRRIVLTHFHEDHAGGAGEFAALSGAEVLAHHLDAPFVRGELAGPPPRFEEWELPIHAEAAQHLPEGTPVPPAAVTALSGGDLLDFGGGARVLHVPGHTDGSIALFLPEEGVLFTGDTVAASPVDGTVMPGVFNLDRPRLLDSVRRLADLEPEVACFGHGAPVLGGAAATLRRAAATSHP, encoded by the coding sequence ATGGACCTCGTCGAACTGCTCCCCCGCCTCCATCTCCTGCGCTTCCCCGTCGGCCAGGCCTACCTCTGGCGCGACGAGGCCGGGTTGACGCTGATCGACGCGGGCACGTCGGGCTCCGGCCGCCCCATCGCCGAGGCCGTCTCGGCGCTCGGTCACGCTCCCGGAGACGTACGGCGGATCGTCCTCACCCATTTCCACGAGGACCACGCGGGCGGAGCAGGCGAGTTCGCCGCGCTGAGCGGTGCGGAAGTGCTGGCGCACCATCTGGACGCGCCGTTCGTCCGGGGCGAACTGGCCGGTCCGCCGCCGCGCTTCGAGGAGTGGGAGCTGCCGATCCACGCGGAGGCGGCGCAACACCTGCCCGAGGGCACACCGGTGCCCCCGGCTGCGGTCACCGCCCTGTCGGGCGGTGACCTGCTGGACTTCGGCGGCGGCGCCCGGGTGCTCCACGTCCCCGGGCACACCGACGGCAGCATCGCGCTGTTCCTGCCCGAGGAGGGCGTGCTGTTCACCGGGGACACGGTGGCCGCGTCACCCGTCGACGGGACGGTGATGCCCGGAGTGTTCAACCTCGACCGGCCCCGCCTCCTCGACTCCGTCCGCCGGCTGGCGGACCTGGAGCCGGAGGTGGCCTGCTTCGGCCACGGCGCCCCGGTGCTCGGCGGAGCCGCCGCCACCCTGCGCCGGGCCGCCGCCACGTCTCACCCCTGA
- a CDS encoding geranylgeranyl reductase family protein, whose translation MSGENSSADDVRQVWDVVVVGAGPAGASAAYAAAVAGRRVLLLEKAELPRYKTCGGGIIGPSRDALPPGFELPFRDRVHAVTFSNNGRFTRTRRSRQMLFGLINRPEFDQQLVEHAQKAGAELRTGVTVQRVEQHGSAVPDRRTVAVVLQGGETVLARAVIGADGSASRIGAHVGVKLDQVDLGLEAEIPVPETVAEDWRGRVLIDWGPMPGSYGWVFPKGDTLTVGVISARGEGAATKRYLEDFIGRLGLSGFEPAISSGHLTRCRADDSPLSRGRVLVCGDAAGLLEPWTREGISFALRSGRLAGEWAVRVAEAHDAVDARRQALNYAFAVKAGLGVEMSVGKRMLAAFERRPGLFHAALTGFRPAWKAFKEITQGSTSLGELVRAHPLAQRALTALDRNAPAAPAEEPVSP comes from the coding sequence GTGAGCGGCGAGAACTCTTCGGCGGACGACGTGCGGCAGGTGTGGGACGTCGTCGTGGTGGGCGCGGGACCCGCGGGGGCTTCGGCCGCCTATGCGGCGGCGGTCGCGGGGCGGCGCGTACTGCTGCTGGAGAAAGCCGAGCTGCCCCGCTACAAGACGTGCGGCGGCGGCATCATCGGCCCCTCGCGCGACGCGCTGCCGCCCGGCTTCGAGCTGCCGTTCCGGGACCGGGTGCACGCGGTCACCTTCTCGAACAACGGCCGCTTCACCCGTACCCGCCGTTCCCGGCAGATGCTGTTCGGCCTGATCAACCGGCCCGAGTTCGACCAGCAGCTGGTCGAGCACGCCCAGAAGGCGGGGGCCGAGCTGCGTACGGGCGTCACGGTGCAGCGGGTCGAGCAGCACGGCTCGGCGGTGCCGGACCGGCGCACGGTCGCCGTCGTCCTGCAGGGCGGGGAGACGGTGCTGGCCCGCGCGGTGATCGGCGCCGACGGCAGCGCCAGCCGCATAGGGGCCCACGTCGGGGTGAAGCTGGACCAGGTGGACCTCGGCCTGGAGGCGGAGATCCCGGTGCCCGAGACGGTCGCCGAGGACTGGCGGGGGCGGGTCCTCATCGACTGGGGCCCGATGCCCGGCAGTTACGGCTGGGTGTTCCCGAAGGGCGACACGCTGACGGTCGGTGTGATCTCCGCGCGCGGGGAGGGCGCCGCCACCAAGCGCTACCTGGAGGACTTCATCGGCCGCCTCGGCCTGTCCGGTTTCGAACCGGCCATTTCCTCCGGCCACTTGACCCGCTGCCGTGCCGACGACTCCCCGCTGTCCCGCGGCCGGGTGCTGGTCTGCGGGGACGCGGCCGGGCTGCTGGAGCCGTGGACCCGCGAGGGCATCTCCTTCGCGCTGCGCTCGGGCCGGCTGGCGGGGGAGTGGGCCGTCCGCGTCGCCGAGGCGCACGACGCGGTGGACGCCCGCCGCCAGGCCCTCAACTACGCGTTCGCCGTCAAGGCGGGGCTCGGTGTCGAGATGAGCGTCGGCAAGCGGATGCTGGCCGCGTTCGAGAGGCGTCCCGGGCTGTTCCACGCGGCCCTCACCGGCTTCCGTCCCGCGTGGAAGGCCTTCAAGGAGATCACTCAGGGCTCCACCTCGCTGGGTGAGCTGGTGCGCGCCCATCCGCTCGCCCAGCGCGCCCTGACCGCGCTGGACCGCAATGCGCCGGCCGCGCCCGCGGAGGAGCCGGTCAGCCCGTGA
- a CDS encoding nitroreductase family deazaflavin-dependent oxidoreductase → MSSSSPYYLKGSPFTVRMNSVIGWLARHGISLMGTAEMSVPGRKSGKMQRIPVNPHTYEGERYLVSARGHSQWVRNMRAAGGGELRVGRKVRPFTAVELPDAEKLPVLRTYLEKWGWEVNQYFAGVTAKSSDEEIIACAGDHPVFRITVTG, encoded by the coding sequence ATGTCGTCGTCTTCGCCCTACTACCTCAAGGGCAGCCCGTTCACCGTCCGCATGAACAGCGTGATCGGCTGGCTCGCCCGGCACGGCATCAGCCTCATGGGCACCGCCGAGATGTCCGTGCCCGGACGCAAGAGCGGCAAGATGCAGCGCATCCCGGTCAACCCGCACACCTACGAGGGAGAGCGGTACCTGGTCTCCGCGCGCGGCCACTCCCAGTGGGTGCGGAACATGCGCGCCGCGGGGGGCGGGGAACTGCGCGTCGGCCGCAAGGTGCGCCCCTTCACCGCGGTGGAGCTTCCCGACGCCGAGAAGCTCCCCGTACTGCGCACCTACCTGGAGAAGTGGGGCTGGGAGGTCAACCAGTACTTCGCCGGGGTGACCGCCAAGTCCTCCGACGAGGAGATCATCGCCTGCGCCGGCGACCACCCCGTCTTCCGGATCACCGTCACGGGCTGA
- a CDS encoding MFS transporter, with the protein MTSPLTTSTTPSSGVRWTPRLWGTLLVLCAAMFLDALDVSMVGVALPSIGSDLHLSTSTLQWIVSGYILGYGGLLLLGGRTADLLGRRRVFLVALGVFALASLLGGLVDSGPLLIASRFIKGLSAAFTAPAGLSIITTTFPEGPLRNRALSIYTTCAATGFSMGLVLSGLLTEASWRLTMLLPAPIALIALLAGLKLLPRSAREENHAGYDIPGAVLGTASMLLLVFTVVQAPQAGWASARTLLSFLAVAVLLTAFVAVERRSPSPLIRLGVLRSGSQIRAQLGAIAFFGSYVGFQFLTTLYMQSLLGWSALHTALAFLPAGALVAVSSTKVGAIVDRFGTPRLIATGFALMVLGYALFLRVDLDPVYAAVVLPSMLLIGAACALVFPSLNIQATNGVEDHEQGMVSGLLNTSVQVGGAIFLAVVTAVVTAGAPAHATAQAVLDSYRPGFVVVTGIAAVGLLITLTGLRRRPSVLSVVVARSTVEEAEVERVAVGD; encoded by the coding sequence ATGACCTCTCCGCTCACCACCTCCACGACCCCGTCCTCGGGAGTTCGCTGGACTCCCCGGTTGTGGGGCACCCTGCTGGTGCTGTGCGCCGCGATGTTCCTGGACGCGCTCGACGTGTCGATGGTCGGCGTCGCGCTGCCGTCCATCGGCTCCGACCTGCATCTGTCCACGTCGACGCTGCAATGGATCGTCAGCGGCTACATCCTGGGATACGGCGGGCTGCTCCTGCTCGGCGGCCGGACGGCGGACCTGCTCGGCCGGCGCCGGGTGTTCCTGGTGGCCCTCGGCGTCTTCGCGCTGGCCTCCCTGCTCGGCGGGCTCGTGGACTCCGGTCCGCTGCTGATCGCCAGCCGCTTCATCAAGGGGCTCAGCGCCGCCTTCACCGCGCCGGCCGGCCTGTCGATCATCACCACGACGTTCCCCGAGGGTCCGCTGCGCAACCGCGCCCTCTCCATCTACACCACCTGCGCCGCCACCGGCTTCTCCATGGGCCTGGTGCTGTCCGGTCTGCTCACCGAGGCCAGCTGGCGCCTCACCATGCTGCTGCCCGCGCCGATCGCCCTGATCGCCCTCCTCGCCGGCCTCAAGCTGCTGCCGCGCAGCGCCCGCGAGGAGAACCACGCCGGTTACGACATCCCCGGCGCCGTCCTCGGCACCGCGTCCATGCTGCTGCTGGTGTTCACCGTCGTCCAGGCCCCGCAGGCCGGCTGGGCCTCGGCCCGCACCCTGCTGTCCTTCCTGGCCGTCGCGGTACTGCTGACCGCGTTCGTGGCGGTCGAGCGGCGCTCGCCCAGCCCGCTGATCCGGTTGGGAGTGCTCCGCTCGGGCAGCCAGATCCGCGCCCAGCTCGGCGCGATCGCCTTCTTCGGCTCCTACGTCGGCTTCCAGTTCCTCACCACGTTGTACATGCAGTCCCTGCTCGGCTGGTCCGCGCTGCACACGGCGCTCGCCTTCCTCCCGGCGGGCGCGCTGGTGGCGGTGTCCTCCACCAAGGTCGGCGCGATCGTCGACCGGTTCGGCACCCCGCGGCTGATCGCGACCGGCTTCGCGCTGATGGTCCTCGGGTACGCGCTGTTCCTGCGCGTCGACCTGGACCCGGTGTACGCGGCCGTCGTCCTGCCCTCGATGCTGCTGATCGGCGCGGCCTGCGCGCTGGTCTTCCCCTCGCTCAACATCCAGGCCACCAACGGGGTCGAGGACCACGAGCAGGGCATGGTCTCCGGGCTGCTCAACACCTCGGTCCAGGTAGGCGGAGCCATCTTCCTGGCGGTGGTGACCGCGGTGGTCACCGCGGGCGCCCCCGCCCACGCGACCGCACAGGCCGTCCTCGACAGCTACCGTCCGGGCTTCGTGGTCGTCACCGGCATCGCGGCCGTCGGTCTGCTCATCACCCTCACCGGACTGCGCCGCCGGCCCAGCGTGCTGTCGGTCGTGGTCGCCAGGTCCACCGTGGAGGAGGCGGAGGTGGAGCGCGTCGCCGTCGGCGACTGA
- a CDS encoding MarR family winged helix-turn-helix transcriptional regulator — translation MAANKAEQALAEQWRDILALHARTQCELDRELHGHGLCASDFEVLDLLAEGSSADGGCAYRVQEISDRVHLSQSALSRLVGRLEKDGLVERAMCAEDRRGVRVMLTEKGRALHGEVRPVQRAVLARMLDEPD, via the coding sequence ATGGCGGCGAACAAGGCCGAGCAGGCGCTCGCGGAGCAGTGGCGGGACATTCTGGCCCTGCACGCCCGCACCCAGTGCGAGCTGGACCGGGAACTGCACGGACACGGGCTGTGCGCCAGCGACTTCGAGGTCCTCGACCTGCTGGCCGAGGGGTCCTCGGCGGACGGCGGCTGCGCCTACCGCGTGCAGGAGATCTCCGACCGCGTCCACCTCAGTCAGAGCGCTCTGTCCCGGCTCGTCGGCCGGCTGGAGAAGGACGGCCTGGTCGAACGGGCCATGTGTGCCGAGGACCGGCGCGGGGTGCGGGTGATGCTCACGGAGAAGGGGCGCGCGCTGCACGGTGAGGTACGGCCCGTGCAACGCGCGGTACTGGCGAGGATGCTGGACGAGCCGGACTGA
- a CDS encoding NUDIX hydrolase: MTVVWINGAFGAGKTTTARELIELIPNSTLFDPEVVGAALTHLLPAKRLAEVSDFQDLPVWRRLVVDTAAGMLAELGGTLVVPMTLLRQEYRDEIFGGLAARRIPVHHLLLAPAETILRQRIAAREIPPELPDGEMRVRQWSYDHIESYRTALLSWLTSDAHLVDTSALTAHEAAARIAEAVGSGAVPACDIVQTPEPTAETLAAGVLLFDEEDRVLLVDPTYKPGWEFPGGVVERGEAPARAGMREVAEETGIRLQDVPRLLVVDWERPAPPGFGGLRLLFDGGRLESGEASRVLLPGPELRAWRFATEQEAAEMLPPVRYERLRWALRARERGSALYLEAGVPVG; the protein is encoded by the coding sequence GTGACCGTCGTCTGGATCAACGGCGCGTTCGGTGCGGGGAAGACCACCACCGCACGGGAACTGATCGAGCTGATCCCGAACAGCACGCTCTTCGACCCCGAGGTCGTCGGCGCGGCGCTCACGCATCTGCTGCCGGCCAAACGCCTGGCCGAGGTCAGTGACTTCCAGGACCTGCCGGTCTGGCGCCGGCTCGTGGTCGACACGGCGGCCGGGATGCTCGCCGAGCTGGGCGGGACCCTCGTGGTGCCCATGACCCTGCTCCGCCAGGAGTACCGCGACGAGATCTTCGGCGGACTCGCCGCCCGCAGGATTCCCGTGCACCACCTGCTCCTCGCTCCGGCCGAAACGATCCTGCGCCAGCGCATCGCGGCCCGGGAGATCCCCCCGGAACTGCCCGACGGCGAGATGCGGGTACGGCAGTGGTCGTACGACCACATCGAGTCCTACCGCACCGCCCTGCTGTCCTGGCTCACCTCGGACGCCCACCTGGTGGACACCAGCGCCCTCACCGCTCATGAAGCCGCCGCGCGCATCGCCGAGGCCGTCGGCAGCGGTGCCGTGCCCGCCTGCGACATCGTGCAGACCCCCGAACCCACCGCAGAGACGCTCGCCGCCGGTGTCCTCCTCTTCGACGAGGAGGACCGGGTGCTGCTCGTGGACCCCACCTACAAGCCCGGCTGGGAGTTCCCCGGTGGTGTGGTGGAACGCGGCGAGGCACCGGCCCGGGCCGGCATGCGCGAGGTCGCCGAGGAGACGGGGATACGGCTCCAGGACGTGCCCCGGCTGCTCGTCGTGGACTGGGAGCGGCCCGCGCCGCCCGGTTTCGGCGGGCTGCGGCTGCTGTTCGACGGGGGTCGGCTGGAGTCCGGCGAGGCGTCCCGGGTCCTGCTGCCGGGGCCGGAGCTGCGCGCCTGGCGCTTCGCCACCGAACAGGAGGCCGCCGAGATGCTCCCCCCGGTCCGCTACGAACGGCTGCGCTGGGCTCTCCGGGCTCGAGAGCGGGGCAGTGCGCTGTACCTGGAGGCCGGAGTCCCGGTCGGCTGA
- a CDS encoding response regulator transcription factor, producing MIRVLLADDQSLVRAGFRALLDAQPDIGVSGEAADGEEALRLVGELRPDVVLMDIRMPLLDGLAATRRITGDAELKDVKVVMLTTFELDEYVFEAIRAGASGFLVKDTEPEELLRAVRAVVEGDALLSPGVTRRLIAEFAARSKEPAAAGTLSLLTEREREVMALVGIGLSNEEIARRLVVSPLTAKTHVSRTMVKLGARDRAQLVVLAYESGLVRPGWLGG from the coding sequence GTGATCCGGGTACTGCTCGCCGACGACCAGTCCCTGGTGCGGGCGGGGTTCAGGGCGCTGCTGGACGCGCAGCCGGACATCGGGGTGAGCGGCGAGGCCGCCGACGGCGAGGAGGCGCTGCGCCTGGTGGGCGAACTGCGGCCGGACGTCGTCCTCATGGACATCCGCATGCCCCTGCTGGACGGACTGGCCGCCACCCGCCGCATCACCGGGGACGCCGAGCTGAAGGACGTGAAGGTGGTCATGCTCACCACCTTCGAACTGGACGAGTACGTCTTCGAGGCGATCCGCGCGGGCGCCTCCGGCTTCCTGGTCAAGGACACGGAACCGGAGGAACTCCTGCGCGCCGTACGGGCCGTGGTCGAAGGGGACGCGTTGCTGTCGCCGGGTGTCACCCGCCGGCTGATCGCCGAGTTCGCGGCCCGTTCGAAGGAGCCCGCGGCGGCCGGCACGCTCTCCCTGCTGACCGAGCGGGAGCGGGAGGTGATGGCGCTGGTGGGCATCGGCCTGTCCAACGAGGAGATCGCCCGCCGCCTGGTCGTCAGCCCGCTCACCGCCAAGACCCATGTGAGCCGCACGATGGTGAAGCTCGGTGCCCGGGACCGCGCCCAACTCGTCGTGCTGGCCTACGAGTCGGGCCTGGTGCGGCCGGGCTGGCTGGGCGGCTGA
- a CDS encoding maleylpyruvate isomerase family mycothiol-dependent enzyme: protein METAEFLQTLDREGRLLAAAAAEAGPDAKVPTCPEWQVRDLLRHTGAVHRWAAAFVADGHTTPRPLGEAPGLDGAELVDWYRDSHRLLVDTLTTAPSDVECWTFLPASGPSPLAFWIRRQAHETTMHRYDAEAARGGTATPIAPDFAADGIDELLRGFHARSRSRVRSEAPRALRVRALDAGADAVWTVRLTTEPPVTVRAEVGAAEAELPGPAEQLYLALWNRAPVPSVTGDHSLVTLWREASGI, encoded by the coding sequence ATGGAGACTGCCGAGTTCCTTCAGACCCTGGACCGGGAAGGGCGGTTGCTCGCGGCGGCCGCCGCCGAGGCCGGTCCCGACGCCAAGGTGCCGACCTGCCCGGAGTGGCAGGTGCGCGACCTGCTGCGGCACACGGGAGCCGTGCACCGGTGGGCCGCGGCCTTCGTGGCCGACGGGCACACCACGCCGCGCCCCCTCGGAGAAGCGCCCGGCCTGGACGGCGCCGAGCTCGTGGACTGGTACCGGGACAGCCACCGACTGCTCGTCGACACCCTGACCACCGCACCCTCCGACGTGGAGTGCTGGACCTTCCTCCCGGCATCCGGACCCTCACCGCTGGCGTTCTGGATCCGTCGGCAGGCGCACGAGACGACCATGCACCGCTACGACGCGGAAGCGGCACGCGGCGGTACGGCCACCCCGATCGCACCGGACTTCGCGGCGGACGGCATCGACGAGTTGCTGCGCGGTTTCCACGCCCGCTCCCGGAGCCGGGTCCGCAGCGAGGCGCCCCGTGCGCTGCGCGTACGTGCGCTCGACGCCGGGGCGGACGCGGTGTGGACCGTACGGCTCACCACCGAGCCACCGGTGACCGTGCGGGCGGAAGTCGGAGCCGCCGAGGCCGAACTGCCGGGGCCCGCCGAGCAGTTGTACCTGGCGCTGTGGAACCGGGCGCCGGTGCCGAGCGTGACCGGTGACCACTCGCTCGTCACCCTGTGGCGAGAGGCATCGGGTATCTGA
- a CDS encoding sensor histidine kinase: MEEEHGGGPSHWWRYGPPWWNRHHDPEAYRSRLPWRSTALITAFVLIGTNFSAHEQQHRVPLDGYGRALLIVASLLLLWRHRHPVAVAFGTTAAAVAYLALGYPYGPVFLTVAVACFSAVVAGHRRAAWTSIGLLWAGHALVALWLYRWLPPAGDERAGLTQEVVLATWVLAIVAVAELARVRREQWARERADRAEAARRRADEERLRIARELHDVLAHSISVINVQAGMGLVLLDSDPEQARAALTTIKAASKEALGEVRQVLDTLRAPGAAPRAPAPGLDRLPELVEQAAAAGLTVEIEGGSPHLPPGADLAAFRIVQEALTNVVRHSGSRHARVHLAHDAGGLRLQIDDDGPATGADAGGSGNGLAGMRERAAALGGTIEAGPRPDGGFRVLAVLPSRLREDQ, encoded by the coding sequence ATGGAAGAGGAGCACGGAGGCGGTCCCTCGCACTGGTGGCGGTACGGACCCCCGTGGTGGAACCGGCACCACGACCCGGAGGCGTACCGCTCCCGGCTGCCGTGGCGCTCCACCGCGCTCATCACCGCGTTCGTGCTGATCGGCACCAACTTCTCCGCGCACGAGCAGCAGCACCGCGTACCCCTCGACGGCTATGGACGCGCCCTGCTGATCGTCGCCTCGCTCCTGCTGCTGTGGCGGCACCGCCACCCGGTGGCCGTGGCCTTCGGCACGACGGCGGCGGCCGTCGCCTATCTGGCCCTCGGCTACCCGTACGGCCCCGTCTTCCTCACCGTCGCCGTCGCCTGCTTCAGCGCGGTCGTCGCCGGCCACCGGCGGGCCGCCTGGACGTCCATCGGCCTGCTGTGGGCCGGACACGCCCTGGTCGCGCTGTGGCTCTACCGCTGGCTGCCACCCGCGGGGGACGAGCGGGCGGGCCTCACCCAGGAGGTCGTCCTGGCCACCTGGGTGCTGGCGATCGTCGCCGTGGCCGAACTGGCCCGCGTGCGACGCGAGCAGTGGGCGCGCGAACGCGCGGACCGCGCCGAGGCGGCCAGGCGGCGCGCCGACGAGGAACGGCTGCGGATCGCCCGCGAACTGCACGACGTCCTCGCGCACAGCATCTCCGTCATCAACGTCCAGGCGGGCATGGGCCTGGTGCTCCTCGACAGCGATCCCGAGCAGGCCCGGGCCGCGCTCACCACCATCAAGGCCGCCAGCAAGGAGGCGCTCGGGGAGGTCCGCCAGGTCCTCGACACCCTGCGCGCCCCCGGTGCCGCGCCGCGCGCCCCCGCGCCGGGGCTGGACCGGCTGCCCGAACTCGTGGAACAGGCGGCGGCAGCGGGACTCACCGTGGAGATCGAGGGCGGGTCGCCGCACCTGCCGCCGGGCGCCGACCTGGCCGCGTTCCGCATCGTCCAGGAGGCCCTCACCAACGTCGTACGGCACTCGGGATCGCGGCACGCGCGCGTGCACCTCGCCCATGACGCCGGAGGGTTGCGGCTGCAGATCGACGACGACGGACCCGCCACCGGCGCGGACGCCGGGGGCAGCGGGAACGGACTCGCCGGAATGCGTGAGCGGGCCGCCGCGCTGGGTGGCACCATCGAGGCGGGCCCACGCCCCGACGGTGGCTTCCGGGTGCTCGCCGTACTGCCGTCGCGCCTCAGGGAGGACCAGTGA
- a CDS encoding dipeptidase: MPSNPVAETVASLLPRAKAELTELVAFKSVADFTQFPKSESEAAASWIADALRAEGFVDVALLDTPDGTQSVYGYLPGPEGAKTVLLYAHYDVQPPLDEAGWTTPPFELTERDGRWYGRGAADCKGGVIMHLLALRALKANGGVPVNVKVIVEGSEEQGTGGLERYAEEHPELLEADTIVIGDAGNFRVGLPTVTTTLRGMTLVRVRIDTLAGNLHSGQFGGAAPDALAALVRVLDSLRAEDGSTTVDGLDATAVWEGLEYPEEQFRADAKVLGEVGLIGGGAVADRLWARPAVTVLGIDCPPVVGATPSVHASARALISLRVPPGVDAAEATKLLQAHIETHTPWGARVTTEQIGQGQAFRADVSTPAYQAMADAMAVAYPGETMQYAGEGGSIPLCNTLAGLYPQAEILLIGLSEPEAQIHALNESVSPAELEQLSVAEALFLRNYAG, from the coding sequence ATGCCGTCGAATCCGGTCGCCGAGACCGTAGCCTCGCTGCTGCCCCGCGCGAAGGCGGAGCTGACCGAGCTGGTCGCCTTCAAATCGGTGGCGGACTTCACGCAGTTCCCGAAGAGCGAGAGCGAGGCGGCCGCGAGCTGGATCGCCGACGCGCTGCGCGCCGAGGGCTTCGTCGACGTGGCCCTGCTGGACACACCGGACGGCACGCAGTCGGTGTACGGCTACCTGCCGGGCCCCGAGGGCGCCAAAACGGTTCTCCTGTACGCGCACTACGACGTCCAGCCGCCGCTGGACGAGGCCGGCTGGACCACCCCGCCGTTCGAGCTGACCGAGCGCGACGGCCGCTGGTACGGCCGCGGGGCCGCCGACTGCAAGGGCGGTGTGATCATGCACCTGCTCGCGCTGCGCGCCCTCAAGGCGAACGGCGGCGTCCCGGTCAACGTCAAGGTGATCGTGGAGGGCTCGGAGGAGCAGGGTACGGGCGGCCTGGAGCGCTACGCCGAGGAGCACCCGGAGCTGCTGGAGGCCGACACGATCGTCATCGGTGACGCCGGCAACTTCCGCGTCGGTCTGCCGACGGTCACCACCACCCTGCGCGGCATGACCCTGGTCCGCGTGCGCATCGACACCCTCGCCGGCAACCTGCACTCCGGCCAGTTCGGCGGCGCCGCACCGGACGCGCTCGCCGCGCTCGTCCGCGTGCTGGACTCGCTGCGCGCGGAGGACGGTTCGACGACCGTCGACGGGCTCGACGCCACGGCCGTCTGGGAGGGCCTGGAGTACCCCGAGGAGCAGTTCCGCGCGGACGCCAAGGTGCTCGGCGAGGTCGGGCTGATCGGCGGCGGCGCCGTCGCCGACCGTCTCTGGGCCCGTCCGGCGGTCACCGTCCTCGGCATCGACTGCCCGCCGGTCGTCGGCGCCACCCCGTCCGTGCACGCGAGCGCCCGCGCCCTGATCAGCCTGCGGGTTCCGCCGGGCGTGGACGCGGCGGAGGCGACCAAGCTGCTCCAGGCCCACATCGAGACGCACACGCCGTGGGGCGCCCGGGTCACCACGGAGCAGATCGGGCAGGGCCAGGCGTTCCGCGCCGACGTCTCCACCCCGGCGTACCAGGCGATGGCCGACGCGATGGCGGTCGCCTACCCGGGGGAGACGATGCAGTACGCGGGTGAGGGCGGCTCCATCCCGCTGTGCAACACCCTTGCCGGCCTGTACCCGCAGGCGGAGATCCTGCTGATCGGCCTGAGCGAGCCGGAGGCGCAGATCCACGCCCTCAACGAGAGCGTGTCGCCGGCGGAGCTGGAGCAGCTCTCCGTCGCGGAGGCGCTCTTCCTGCGCAACTACGCGGGCTGA
- a CDS encoding TetR/AcrR family transcriptional regulator gives MSSAQGARARARAEVTAAIKEAARRQLAAEGAAKLSLRAVARELGMVSSAVYRYFPSRDELLTALIIDAYDSLGEAAERARDAAAGGTHLERWTAVCEAVRGWALTHPHEYALIYGSPVPGYSAPETTVPAASRVGLALIGIIRDAHQGPGLAVPALPDYLRPEAERIAADIAPELPPEAAAPMVAVWAQLFGLIGFELFGQFNRVVEDRAPFFRHAVGRLAHEVGLAG, from the coding sequence ATGAGCAGCGCACAGGGAGCCCGCGCACGGGCCAGGGCCGAAGTCACCGCGGCCATCAAGGAGGCGGCCCGCAGACAGCTGGCGGCAGAGGGGGCGGCCAAGCTCTCGCTGCGGGCCGTCGCCCGTGAACTCGGCATGGTCTCGTCGGCCGTGTACCGGTACTTCCCCAGCCGGGACGAGTTGCTGACCGCGCTCATCATCGACGCGTACGACTCTCTCGGCGAGGCGGCGGAGCGGGCGCGGGACGCCGCGGCCGGCGGCACGCACCTGGAACGCTGGACGGCCGTGTGCGAGGCGGTGCGCGGCTGGGCGCTCACTCATCCGCACGAGTACGCGCTGATCTACGGCTCGCCCGTGCCCGGCTACTCGGCCCCCGAGACCACCGTCCCCGCCGCGTCCCGCGTCGGCCTCGCCCTCATCGGCATCATCCGCGACGCCCACCAGGGGCCCGGCCTCGCCGTCCCGGCGCTCCCCGACTACCTGCGCCCCGAGGCGGAACGGATCGCGGCGGACATCGCGCCGGAGCTGCCGCCCGAGGCGGCCGCGCCGATGGTCGCGGTCTGGGCGCAGCTGTTCGGCCTGATCGGATTCGAACTCTTCGGTCAGTTCAACCGCGTGGTGGAGGACCGCGCCCCCTTCTTCCGGCACGCGGTCGGCCGCCTGGCCCACGAGGTGGGACTGGCGGGCTAG